A window of Scomber scombrus chromosome 23, fScoSco1.1, whole genome shotgun sequence contains these coding sequences:
- the cited1 gene encoding cbp/p300-interacting transactivator 1: MTSLLFPGNAHAAMKDLSSSASPLTTLLHYPSSKTSVVPFSPSTGAATSPGSPLTSAPLSKPQPFCLQTGPHLIASMQLQKLNSHYQNLAGASAGHPTPGGAQRGFGTSQLGAGNQILGPSGGLGGGGMGVGISMGNQGSGTNGIIDFDPVDEEVLMSLVVELGLDRANELPELWLGQNEFDFMSDVPAGC; this comes from the coding sequence ATGACCTCACTGCTGTTCCCTGGCAACGCCCACGCTGCGATGAAGGACCTCTCTTCTTCTGCCTCTCCTCTCACCACCCTGCTCCACTACCCTTCATCCAAAACTTCCGTCGTGCCCTTCTCTCCGTCCACCGGTGCTGCCACCTCGCCCGGGTCGCCACTGACGTCGGCGCCGCTCTCCAAACCTCAACCTTTCTGCCTCCAGACGGGACCGCACCTCATCGCCAGCATGCAGCTCCAGAAGCTCAACTCGCACTACCAGAACCTCGCCGGCGCTTCTGCTGGACACCCGACGCCTGGCGGAGCTCAGAGGGGCTTCGGTACCTCGCAGCTGGGCGCCGGAAACCAAATCTTGGGGCCTTCGGGAGGTCTCGGAGGAGGTGGGATGGGTGTCGGCATCAGCATGGGGAACCAGGGCTCCGGCACCAATGGGATTATCGACTTTGACCCCGTAGACGAAGAGGTTCTCATGTCTCTGGTGGTGGAGCTGGGTTTGGACCGAGCCAACGAGCTGCCTGAACTCTGGCTGGGTCAGAACGAGTTTGACTTCATGTCAGATGTGCCGGCCGGTTGCTGA
- the rps4x gene encoding small ribosomal subunit protein eS4 has product MARGPKKHLKRVAAPKHWMLDKLTGVFAPRPSTGPHKLRECLPLIIFLRNRLKYALTGDEVKKICMQRFIKIDGKVRTDITYPAGFMDVISIEKTGEHFRLIYDVKGRFTVHRITAEEAKYKLCKVKKIMVGTKGIPHLVTHDARTIRYPDPLIKVNDTIRIDLDTGKITDFIKFDTGNLCMVTGGANLGRIGIITNRERHPGSFDVVHVKDSTGNNFATRLSNIFVIGKGNKPWVSLPRGKGIRLTIAEERDKRLAAKQGSS; this is encoded by the exons ATG GCCAGAGGACCGAAGAAGCACCTGAAGCGCGTCGCAGCGCCAAAGCACTGGATGCTTGACAAGCTCACTGGAGTTTTT gctccTCGCCCCTCCACCGGTCCCCACAAGCTGAGGGAGTGCCTGCCCCTCATCATCTTCCTGAGGAACCGTCTGAAGTACGCTCTGACCGGAGATGAGGTGAAGAAGATCTGCATGCAGAGGTTCATCAAGATCGACGGCAAAGTCCGCACCGACATCACCTACCCTGCTGGATTCATGG ATGTGATCAGCATCGAGAAGACCGGTGAGCACTTCCGTCTGATCTACGATGTGAAGGGACGTTTCACCGTCCACCGCATCACCGCCGAGGAGGCCAAG TACAAGCTGTGCAAGGTAAAGAAGATCATGGTCGGCACCAAGGGAATCCCCCACCTGGTGACCCATGACGCCCGCACCATCCGCTACCCTGACCCCCTCATTAAGGTCAACGACACCATCCGCATCGACCTGGACACCGGCAAGATCACAGACTTCATCAAGTTCGACACCg gaaaccTGTGCATGGTGACCGGAGGCGCTAATTTGGGGCGTATCGGTATCATCACCAACAGGGAGCGTCACCCCGGATCCTTCGACGTGGTTCACGTCAAGGACAGCACGGGCAACAACTTCGCCACCAGGCTCTCCAACATCTTCGTCATCGGCAAG GGCAACAAGCCGTGGGTGTCCCTGCCCAGAGGAAAGGGAATCCGTCTGACCATCGCCgaggagagagacaagaggCTGGCCGCCAAGCAAGGCAGCAGCTAA